The Candidatus Kryptoniota bacterium genome contains a region encoding:
- a CDS encoding DUF5723 family protein: MKKIIAIAALAFFPLFTAYSQQYSSARLISLGGLATAVSTDVDAIGTNPANLLSLSRGTVVVEFVPFNIAAGSDFLNVDLYNNYFTGTGQTDSSGNKIGRFLTEADKQSILNAFPNGVGQVRTDVNVRILGVSVRTTNIGIGFAVDEKVGAKIGLPNSLLFPLDGNPPGSTISLNDLATETWWYRSYNVDYAMRLPDLLIVPKEIVRNFVAGIGLKYVTGFSYTSMQSANSSLHTDSSDYAFTVNLGMDGTRAGLLSNVISKGAKSTAGDTTVNFNPLAPAGTGFGFDLGMTATVYGFVNVGISLTDIGWLTWNKNVVRTTGDTSITFSGFSPANATIDGSTSNLDSLKGAFNDYFKNRDVAAGSYTTSLPTKLNIGASVALDELFPVIPGQLLVAIDYHQGFNNYYNNSTTPELVLGTEWKPIGLFPLRTGIGLGGAYGFRWSLGFGINLPFWDIDLGVGTFNTIAAPNSAKYVSISLSILKFRF, translated from the coding sequence ATGAAAAAAATAATTGCAATTGCAGCCCTCGCGTTCTTCCCGCTCTTCACGGCTTATTCACAGCAGTACTCGAGCGCCCGATTGATCTCTCTGGGCGGACTTGCCACTGCGGTTTCAACCGATGTCGATGCGATCGGCACAAATCCCGCTAACTTACTGTCTCTCTCTCGCGGGACAGTGGTGGTGGAATTCGTGCCGTTTAACATCGCTGCCGGATCGGATTTTCTAAACGTAGATCTTTACAACAACTATTTTACAGGCACTGGTCAGACAGACAGTTCCGGGAATAAAATCGGGAGATTCCTCACTGAAGCGGACAAGCAAAGCATCCTGAACGCCTTTCCGAACGGAGTCGGGCAGGTTAGGACCGACGTAAATGTACGGATTCTCGGTGTATCTGTCAGAACTACAAACATCGGAATAGGCTTCGCTGTGGATGAGAAAGTTGGTGCTAAGATCGGTCTGCCTAATTCGCTTTTGTTCCCGCTTGATGGAAACCCACCTGGATCAACGATATCTCTAAACGATCTCGCTACAGAGACCTGGTGGTACCGTTCTTACAACGTCGATTACGCCATGAGACTTCCGGATCTTCTCATTGTTCCGAAAGAGATAGTGAGAAACTTCGTGGCAGGTATCGGGCTGAAGTACGTGACCGGGTTCAGTTACACTTCGATGCAGAGCGCGAACAGCTCTCTTCACACGGACTCATCGGATTACGCATTCACGGTGAATCTTGGTATGGATGGAACTCGAGCCGGGCTCCTGAGCAACGTCATCTCAAAGGGAGCAAAGAGCACGGCAGGAGATACGACGGTGAACTTCAATCCACTTGCCCCCGCTGGTACTGGGTTCGGATTTGATCTTGGAATGACGGCAACCGTCTATGGATTCGTGAACGTAGGCATAAGTCTAACCGACATTGGCTGGCTTACGTGGAACAAGAACGTTGTGCGGACGACCGGGGATACCTCCATCACGTTCTCGGGTTTCAGTCCGGCGAATGCAACCATTGACGGATCTACGAGCAATCTCGACAGTCTGAAGGGCGCGTTTAACGATTACTTCAAGAACCGGGACGTCGCCGCCGGAAGCTACACAACTTCTCTGCCGACTAAATTGAACATCGGTGCGTCAGTCGCATTAGACGAGCTCTTCCCGGTGATTCCCGGCCAGCTCCTCGTGGCCATAGACTATCATCAGGGTTTCAATAATTATTACAATAACTCGACGACCCCTGAACTTGTCCTGGGCACAGAGTGGAAGCCTATCGGGTTATTCCCGCTGCGGACTGGTATCGGGCTTGGTGGCGCCTACGGCTTCAGATGGTCCCTGGGATTCGGGATCAACCTTCCTTTCTGGGACATTGATCTGGGAGTCGGAACATTCAACACTATTGCCGCGCCCAACTCTGCCAAGTACGTTTCTATTTCACTGAGTATTCTGAAGTTCAGATTCTAA
- a CDS encoding DUF3467 domain-containing protein, which yields MAEEKNLPQQINIELGDKEAEGIYSNLAIISHSPAEFVIDFTRLLPGVPKAKVFARIIMTPQHAKMLLGALRENVEKYERNFGDIKVFAGPGPQAPFGFQSPGA from the coding sequence ATGGCTGAAGAAAAGAATTTGCCGCAACAAATTAATATCGAGCTCGGTGACAAGGAGGCGGAGGGAATCTACTCGAATCTTGCCATCATCTCGCACTCTCCGGCCGAGTTCGTGATCGATTTCACGAGACTATTGCCGGGAGTCCCGAAAGCAAAAGTCTTCGCACGAATAATCATGACTCCACAGCACGCCAAGATGCTGCTCGGTGCGCTTCGCGAAAACGTGGAGAAATACGAACGGAATTTCGGAGATATAAAGGTTTTTGCGGGACCAGGGCCGCAGGCTCCGTTCGGTTTTCAATCGCCTGGCGCATAG
- a CDS encoding tetratricopeptide repeat protein, whose translation MKSILASFLALIAVSFAFVGFQCSSAELTSAKLYMQRKEYDKAEEQLLKDVTNNPQDGESWYYLGYVRGELKKWADMMDAFDHALKISDAHKNDITLAKEHYWIESYNEGTKSLQNARSDSTAYQKAVSSFNTAILIEPDSTMSYQGLAYTYLNMGIPDSALAPFMKLWTTNQNEEAAKYIGEIYFEDGQKLKQDFENDNGDKLTNIKNVNSIYEGQSVVEVTSAIGQPDEKKVNEASKSKGKKIAQRNGPTETWTYKTYGLTLTFENDRLRTKQVDFVYNPGVDSTKYMQALVEYKKALDIIVPATKLYPEDQSLTTVMTNCYIAANQTAEATETFREAAEKNPQNPDFQYNYGVILLKGLKYEPAIAQFKKAIDASVATLDQLSQELSTAESSNDSEKTKELIADTTRTKTTQWNAMYNLGASYVNWGVEMQHSAPQNSDPDSLRKVVSAKFQDGLPYLEKYSTYKSDDPNLWELMAKVYAFTNNEKKAEDAIQRADELRQIH comes from the coding sequence ATGAAAAGTATACTGGCGTCGTTTCTCGCCCTGATTGCGGTCAGTTTTGCATTCGTAGGATTTCAGTGCTCTTCTGCGGAATTGACAAGCGCGAAGCTTTATATGCAGCGGAAAGAATATGACAAAGCCGAGGAGCAGCTTCTAAAAGACGTCACGAACAACCCGCAGGACGGAGAGTCGTGGTATTATCTTGGATATGTTCGAGGCGAGTTAAAGAAGTGGGCCGATATGATGGACGCGTTTGATCATGCGTTGAAGATATCGGACGCTCACAAGAACGACATAACCCTTGCAAAGGAACATTACTGGATCGAATCCTATAACGAGGGGACAAAGAGTCTGCAGAACGCAAGAAGCGACTCGACTGCGTATCAAAAAGCGGTGTCCTCATTCAACACTGCAATCCTCATCGAACCCGACAGCACCATGAGCTACCAGGGTCTCGCGTACACTTATCTCAACATGGGTATTCCCGACAGTGCGCTGGCGCCCTTCATGAAACTATGGACGACGAATCAAAATGAGGAAGCAGCCAAGTATATCGGTGAGATTTATTTCGAAGATGGTCAAAAACTCAAGCAGGATTTTGAAAACGACAACGGCGACAAGTTAACGAACATCAAGAACGTCAACTCGATCTACGAAGGTCAGAGTGTGGTCGAAGTGACAAGTGCGATCGGCCAACCGGACGAAAAGAAAGTAAACGAGGCGTCGAAATCTAAAGGGAAGAAGATCGCTCAGCGGAATGGACCCACCGAGACGTGGACCTACAAGACTTACGGTTTGACACTCACGTTCGAGAATGATCGATTGAGAACAAAACAGGTCGATTTTGTGTACAATCCGGGAGTTGATTCCACGAAGTATATGCAGGCGCTGGTAGAATACAAGAAGGCGCTCGACATAATCGTACCTGCGACGAAACTTTATCCGGAAGATCAGAGTCTCACCACGGTCATGACGAATTGCTATATCGCCGCGAACCAGACTGCCGAGGCAACAGAAACCTTCCGCGAAGCAGCTGAGAAGAATCCACAGAATCCGGATTTCCAGTATAACTATGGCGTCATCCTGTTGAAAGGCCTGAAATATGAGCCGGCCATTGCGCAGTTCAAGAAAGCGATCGACGCCTCAGTGGCAACACTCGATCAGCTTTCCCAGGAGTTATCTACTGCTGAATCGTCGAACGACTCAGAGAAAACAAAGGAACTGATTGCGGACACCACGCGTACGAAGACAACACAATGGAATGCGATGTACAACCTGGGTGCCTCGTACGTGAATTGGGGAGTCGAGATGCAGCATTCAGCACCTCAAAACAGTGATCCGGATTCCCTTCGCAAGGTGGTAAGCGCGAAATTCCAGGACGGTCTTCCGTACCTCGAGAAATATTCCACTTACAAGTCGGATGATCCTAATCTTTGGGAACTCATGGCAAAGGTGTATGCTTTTACGAACAACGAGAAGAAGGCCGAGGATGCCATCCAAAGAGCCGATGAATTGAGGCAGATCCACTGA
- the nadD gene encoding nicotinate-nucleotide adenylyltransferase: MKAESSRKVGIFGGTFNPPHIAHLLAAESVRDHLRLDTVLFVPAAIPPHKTNELIVSPEHRLKMVRLAIGENPFFEVSDIELRRSGPSYTIDTLHELKRNYPDDSFFLILGIDLLIDFFSWKNPTAILDGCTVVAMNRPGFDLAMVDKDLLGRVVLVNVPGVDVSSTSIRRRVKSGRSIKYLVPPEVESYIISNSIYV, translated from the coding sequence ATGAAGGCAGAGTCCTCCCGAAAGGTAGGCATTTTCGGAGGAACGTTTAACCCTCCTCACATCGCGCATCTCCTGGCTGCTGAAAGCGTGCGCGACCATCTCCGACTCGACACCGTTCTGTTCGTGCCCGCTGCAATCCCTCCGCACAAGACGAATGAGCTGATCGTTTCTCCCGAACATCGACTCAAGATGGTGCGTCTTGCGATTGGTGAAAATCCGTTCTTCGAAGTTTCTGATATTGAGCTTCGTAGATCCGGACCTTCATATACGATAGACACCCTGCACGAGCTTAAGAGAAATTATCCCGACGATTCTTTTTTTCTGATCCTCGGGATCGATCTCCTGATCGATTTCTTTTCATGGAAAAATCCCACCGCGATCCTGGACGGGTGCACTGTGGTCGCCATGAACCGTCCGGGATTCGATCTCGCAATGGTTGATAAGGACCTTCTTGGCAGAGTAGTGCTGGTCAATGTACCCGGTGTGGATGTGTCTTCCACGAGCATCAGACGAAGAGTGAAATCGGGGCGCTCAATCAAGTATCTCGTCCCGCCAGAAGTTGAATCCTACATCATCTCTAACTCGATTTATGTTTAG
- a CDS encoding DUF2064 domain-containing protein, whose protein sequence is MIEKSLLVVSRTPLPKEVKTSLVPPLTHEEAAEFHASLLFDIVERAALHLHAQPYVYFEPADARSDFEHVFRHASFEYKLKAAVGSKMSDKIANAVDNVFSDGTKKLIFLDVDAATLGLQVLRNAYELLSLEDDVLILGPDAADQLCLIGMKKPHAQVFDAFNAKNPFEVAMKIASPISAMLFTLGKLQTIRDLSGLRRLYNSFTRNGHTIENARRTTDFLLGIKEKYGEI, encoded by the coding sequence ATGATAGAGAAATCACTTCTCGTCGTTTCGCGTACTCCGCTTCCGAAGGAAGTGAAGACGAGCCTCGTTCCGCCGCTCACGCATGAAGAAGCGGCGGAGTTCCACGCGTCCCTTCTTTTCGACATTGTGGAAAGGGCAGCGCTCCATCTTCACGCTCAGCCTTATGTTTATTTCGAGCCGGCGGACGCCAGATCGGACTTCGAGCACGTGTTCAGGCATGCGAGTTTCGAATACAAGCTGAAGGCGGCGGTCGGATCTAAGATGTCCGACAAAATCGCAAACGCTGTGGATAACGTCTTTTCCGACGGGACAAAGAAGCTCATCTTCCTGGATGTGGACGCCGCCACACTCGGGCTCCAGGTGCTGCGAAATGCCTACGAGCTCCTCAGTCTCGAGGACGATGTATTAATTCTCGGCCCCGACGCCGCAGACCAGCTGTGCCTCATCGGGATGAAGAAGCCGCATGCGCAGGTGTTCGACGCCTTTAACGCGAAGAATCCGTTTGAGGTGGCTATGAAGATCGCCTCGCCCATTTCAGCAATGCTCTTCACTTTGGGAAAACTCCAAACGATCCGCGATCTGAGCGGACTGAGAAGATTATACAATTCGTTCACGAGAAACGGCCACACAATAGAAAATGCACGCCGCACCACTGATTTCCTCCTCGGTATTAAGGAAAAGTACGGCGAGATTTAA